TCGGCGTTGTTCCCTATCGTCGGGGAGAGTTGGAGGAGGGGTGGAAGGTTTTTCAGAAACGGATGGGAATATCCCATTATATCGGCAGTCGTTATCTCTTCATACTCGCACCCAATAAGCAATCCGTCTATCCCGAATATCTTCCCTCCGGCATAGGGGAAAGGGGCGGGATCACCCGGGGAGACCAGCTATCGAAGATGCTCCGGAGAAACGGCGCTGCTGCATCATTCCTTGATCTGCGTCCTCTCCTGCGACAGGCGAAAAAGAAATATAGCCGCCTTTATCTCAAAACCGATACGCACTGGAACCAGCGGGGGGCCTTTCTTGCCTACCGTGCGGTAGTGGAAAAGCTGCAAGGGAATCATTCGGAACCGGTTTTACTCGACGAGAGTGCTTTAAGAATCCGGCGGGGACCCTCAAAACGGGGCGACCTAGCAGAGATGATGGGGGTAAAACCCTTTCTTCGGGAAGAGACACTCTTTCTCTCTGTGAAGTCCCCATCCGCCCGGCGGGACGATGATCTGGCAAACTTCCTGAAAAGATATGACAAGCGCTATTCCGTAAAGTATAAACGACCCATTGCAAACATAAACCCCGATGGGCATTTAAACGTGGTCCTCTTCCGCGACTCCTTCTCCTCCGATATGATTCCCTATTACGCAGAGAGTTTTCACCGGATGGTGATCTACTACGAACCGTTCAACACCCGCCTCCTCTACGAACTGGTGACACAGGGGAAATTTCATCCGGATCTGATTATCGAGGAACTGATTGAACGGAGTTTGTAAGGAGGGCGAGGAAAGTGGGGTCGGACCATGGGAACTGTTTGAGATCACATAGTTTTTGTTGAAATTCCGATCGGTTCTTAGTTTTAGGACGGCCATTTTGCCTATGAAATTGATGGGCCAAGGAAAGGCAGGATCGGTGGCGATGGCAAACAGACATTGAAAGAAAGGGCATCGACGCTCTTTTGTAATAAAAGCAATAAATAGCATCTGGATTTCCTCCAATTTTTTCGTGGTGATTATGGATCAAAAAGTATCGACTGTGGGTTTGGGTGATCCGGTTGGTTTTGCCGGAGACTCGGTCCGGATATTGTTGACGTAAGGTCTTTTTTTGCACCATCGTCCCGAAATCTTTCCCCAGAACGGGGAGCCGAGGGTGGTCCTCCAGGCTCCTAAAAGTTTTGAGCGTATGAGGAATGCCATGGGTATTTCTAAGCTGATTGCACAGGGTGAGAAGGATGTGAGAAATGGAAACACGTCATTGCAAAAAGAATAAAAAGAATCGTGGATGGAGAATATGAGGCAGGTCAAAGGCAGAAGCCAAAAGGCGATTGACCACCTGTCTGCCGCTCAACAGCGCAAGCATGGTGTACAGGCCGGTGGGGATCTACGGGGAATAATGAGGCATGACCTAACATCCCGGTTTTTCCGGGGGGGCGGAAGTTACGAATCGTTGATTCTTTAGGAATAGGTAAAGACCATGACGGAAAGTTATTCGGACGAGCAAGTCCGGGAATACCTGAAAAAAGTTGAAGCGGATATTGCGGGAGGGCGGATCGACTCCGAGACCTTCCGCAACGATTTTTCACTGCACCAGGCCGAGGTGCGGAAGTTCGATTTTGATATTGATGCGGAGGAGGTGCGTGTTGATTTCCTCTGCCGGGATTGGCTGAAGGCGAACTCAGGAACGGTCAATCCTTTCCTGCCGCACCGGATCGTTTTCCGGGATGTGGTGCAGATCTATTACCGGAACCGGGTGGAGCGGGATCGATTGCGGATTTTCGACCTGGCTCCTTTGTCTGTTTCGGAACGGCTCTTGGAAGCGAAGGACCTCTACCAGTACCGGGTCGATTCCGGGAAGAAGCCGATCGCCCTGGAAGTCGATATGCCCCTCGAGGATACGGAACTGGCGATCCTCTGCTCCGAATTCGATGTTTATGTGGGGGATTCCGTTGTAACGGTTATTCCCGGTTTCCCGGCCTGATTTTCCTCCCTCTCCCCCCCATCGGAAAAGTATGCTATGATAATCCCTGAGGTGTTCCTTGAAGCTCAAGTGTGATTTTCATCTTCATACCGGTTCCGATCCCTGTGACCGGATCTTTTATTCCGACCGGGAGATCATCGATCTTGCCTGCGGGAAGGGCTACGATGTTCTCTCCATCACGAATCACGGGGTGGTGACTTTCAGCGATGAACTCCGGGACTATGCCGGGGAGCGGGGGATTCTCCTGATCCCGGGGATGGAACTTCCGGTAGAGGAGAAGCATGTCCTTTTGATCAATGCGAGACCGGAGCATCAGTCGATCCGGACTTTCGGGGAGCTCCGGGAGGCGAAGGAATCGAGCTTTCTTATCATTGCTCCCCATCCGTTTTTCCCGAAATCTTCCTGTCTCAACGGCCGGTTCATGCGGAATCGGGATCTCTTCGATGCAGTGGAATACTCGCACTTCTATCACCCGCTACTCAATTTCAACCGGAAGGCGGAGCGGATCTGCCGGGACTACGGGGTTCCGATGATCGGCTCCTCCGATACCCATCTGCTCCGCCAGTTCGACAGTACCTCGACGATCGTCGAGGCCGAGAAGACGGTCTTGTCGATCGTTCAGGCCATCCGTGCCGGACGGACGGAGGTCGTCACGAAGCCGCTGTCCTTCTGGAAGATGTTCCGTATCTGGTATCACTTTGAACGGTTGAAGTGATCCCGGAAAGAATGGACCGGTTCGTCTGCATCATGGATCTTTGCTCCCTCCTTGCAGTGCAGATCCTTCATATTTCGTTTGACTTGTAAAAAAAATAAGTGATATATTTAATTTTTAACCAATATCAAAGGGTTAGGCAGCGTTTCAGGGAGGATTCATGACCGTTCAGCGTCTGCCGGACTGGGTGACCAACCGGGCCGGTACGAGTGAAGCCACGCATCAAGTCAAGCGGATCTTGCGAGCCAAAGGGTTGCATACGGTCTGTGAATCGGCGCTCTGCCCCAACCAGGGGGAGTGTTTCGCAAGGGAGACAGCGACCTTTATGATTTTAGGGGATCACTGTACACGGGACTGCGCTTTTTGTGCCGTCGGGCATGAGCGGCCGGGGACCCTCGATGCGGAAGAGCCGATGAAGATTGCTGCGGCGGTTCGTGAACTACACCTGAAACACGTTGTGATTACCTCGGTGACCCGGGATGACCTTTCCGACGGCGGGAGTCTGCACTTTTCTGAAACGGTCCGTGTCGTGAAAAGTGAGGTGCCGGGCGTCACGGTGGAGATCCTGACCCCCGATTTCGGGGGAGACCGGGAGGCGATCCGGGTGGCGGCCGTGTCCGGTGCGGATATCTACAACCATAATGTGGAGACGGTCCCGCGTCTCTATCCCGAGGTCCGTAGTCGTGCCGATTACCGCAGATCCCTGGATCTTCTTTTTTATGTCAAATGGTGTGCTACGGAGCTGCCGACCAAGTCGGGTTTCATGCTGGGGTTCGGGGAACAACCGGATGAGGTTATCTCAGTGATGCGGGACCTGCGGGATGTGGGATGCGAGATCCTGACCATAGGACAGTATCTGCGGCCCCGGAAAAAGAATGTTCCTGTGGTGGAGTATGTTCCGCAGGAACGGTTCGCCGAATATGAGCGGATCGGTTATGAACTTGGTTTCCAAGTTGTGATGTCGGGACCCCTGGTGCGGAGTTCTTTCCATGCCGACGAAGCGATGACCGTCCTCGGCAAGACCCCGCAACTCTTCAACAAAGGGCAGCACACGGAATAGAGGAGAAATCCCTTGGAATTTGTCTTTCGAAGAATTGATCGAATGCCTCCCTACGTTTTCGCCATTGTCAATGACCTGAAGATGAAGGCCCGTCGACGCGGAGAAGATGTGATTGACCTGGGGATGGGAAACCCTGATCAGGCGACCCCCCCCCATATTGTCGAGAAGCTGACGGAAGCCGCCCGGCAGGCGAAGAATCACCGCTATTCCGCCTCCCGGGGGATCCCCAAACTTCGTTCAGCCATTACGGACTGGTACAAGGAGAAGTATGACGTCGATCTCGATCCCGAAACGGAGGCCATTGCCACCATCGGGTCGAAGGAAGGGATCTCCCACCTTGCCCTTGCCCTGGTCGGTCCGGGGGATGCCGTGCTGGTGCCGAACCCGACCTATCCGATTCATGCCTACAGCGTGATTATCGCCAACGGCGATGTCCGCCATGTGCCCATGACCCTGGACGGTGACTTCTTTCTTGAATTGAGCGAGGCCTACAAGCAGACCTGGCCGCGGCCCAAGGTGATGATGCTGAATTTTCCCCACAATCCGACGACGCGGGTGGTGGAGCTTTCTTTTTTCGAGAAGGTGGTGGAGTTTGCCAAGGAAAATAATGTAATCGTCATCCATGACCTGGCCTATTCCGAACTGGTCTATGACGGTTACAAGGCGCCGAGCTTTCTGCAGGTGCCGGGGGCGAAAGATGTGGGGGTTGAGTTTACCAGTCTTTCAAAATCGTACAACATGCCGGGCTGGCGCGTCGGATTTGCCACGGGCAACCGGGAGATCATTGCCGCCCTGACCCGGATGAAGAGTTATCTCGACTACGGGATGTTTCAGCCGATCCAGATTGCGGCGATCATTGCCCTTAAAGGGCCCCAGGACTGCGTGAAGGAGATCGTTGAGATGTACCGATCCCGTCGGGACACCCTCTGTGAAGGGTTGACCCGGATCGGATGGGAGGTGGAAAAACCGAAGGCGACGATGTTCGTCTGGGCGCAGATTCCGGAGAAATACCGTGCCATGGGATCTCTGGAGTTCTCCAAGATGCTCATGGAAAAGGCCAGGGTGGCGGTCTCTCCGGGGATCGGTTTCGGGGAGTATGGCGACGAATTCGTCCGTTTTGCCCTGGTGGAGAATGAACACCGGACCCGTCAGGCGGTGCGGGGGATTCGAGCGATCTTTTGACAGGGTGCAATCCGTTTTCAATGGGACAACGCAAATGAAAAAGATTGCAATCGGGCTTTTCGGATTCGGGACCATCGGTACGGGGGTGGCACAGGTCCTCGAAGAGAATCGTGAGGTGATTTCGCGCCGTCTCGGCGCCGAACTCTTCCTGAAGAAGATTGTCGATCTTGATATTGAGACCGACCGGGGCATGACCCTGGACCGGAAGATTCTCTCCACAAACAGCGAAGAGATCCTAAACGATCCGGAAATATCCATCGTGATCGAGCTGATCGGGGGAACCGGGGCGGCAAAGAAGGTTGTGGAAGCGGCCCTTTCCGCCGGGAAGCATGTGGTGACGGCCAACAAGGCGCTACTGGCCATTCACGGGGAAGAACTCTGCAAAAAGGCGCGACAACAGGGCGTGAAAATCTGCTACGAGGCGAGCGTGGGAGGAGGGATCCCGATTCTTCGTACGTTAAAAGAGGGACTCCCGGCGAACCGGATCGAGTCGATCTACGGAATTGTGAACGGTACGGCAAACTATATCCTGACGAAGATGACCGAAGAAGGGGAAGCCTTCGACAAGGTCCTGAAGGAGGCGATGGACCGCGGCTATGCCGAGGCGGATCCGACCTACGATGTGGAAGGGATCGACTCGGCCCACAAACTGGCGATTCTGGCGTCCCTTGCCTTCGGGACACCCGTCCCCTTCGATCAGGTTTACACGGAAGGGATTTCACGGATTACTCCCCTCGATATTGAATATGCCAGGGGATTTGGATACAAGATCAAGCTGTTGGGAATTACCAAGGCCTCCGATAATTCCATCGAGGTCCGGGTTCATCCGACAATGATTCCCGAGAGTACCCTGCTGGCCCAGGTGAATGGTGTCCTCAATGCGATCTATGTGAATGGGAATGCCGTGGGGCCGACCCTCTACTACGGCAAGGGGGCCGGGGCACTGCCGACGGCGAGCGCCGTGGTGGGCGACCTGATGGAGATTGCCCGGGACCTTCTGTATGGCGGTGTCGAACGTGTTCCCCTGGAATCCTTTCCGGAGGAATATCGGAAACCTGTGGTTGTGCGGGCCATGAACGAAGTGAGGACGAGATATTTTCTCCGCTTCTCCACGGCGGACCGCCCCGGAGTGCTTTCGAAGATTTCCGGGATCCTGGCTGATTTCGGGATCAGTATCTCTTCGGTGATTCAGACGGGTCGTAAATCCGACGGGCCGGTCCCGATCGTCATGGTGACCCACATGGCCCGGGAACGGAATGTAAAGGAGGCCCTGGCCCGGATCGATGCCCTGGCGATGACGGAGGGGGAGACGGTGCTGATCCGGATTGAGGATCAAAATGGGGGAGAGGAATAGAAAAAAGGGGCAGGCACAAAGCAAAGTCAAAAACGCAAAGCATTCACCATAGAGACGATTAAGAATGAAAAAGCTGACTGCTGAAAGCTAAAATCATAAGGAGTGTAACGGTTGAAACGTTGGCGAGGAGTGATTGAAGAGTACCGTGAATTTTTGTCCGTGACGGATACGACCCCGGTGGTGACCCTGCTGGAAGGGGATACGCCGCTTATTCATGCGAAGCGGCTGGCCGAGGCAATCCATCCGGATCTTTCGATCTATCTGAAATACGATGGGGCGAATCCGACGGGGTCTTTCAAGGACCGGGGGATGACCATGGCGATCTCCAAGGCGGTGGAGGCCGGGGCGAAGGCCGTGATCTGTGCTTCCACAGGAAACACTTCCGCCGCTGCCGCGGCCTATGCGGCATGCTGCGGGATTCGGGCCTTTGTCCTGATCCCCGAGGGGAAGATCGCCCTGGGAAAACTCTCCCAGGCGATGATGCACGGGGCGAAGGTCCTCCAGATCCGGGGCAATTTTGATGAGGCACTGAACATCGTCCGGGAGGTCTCGGCACACTATCCGATCACCCTGGTGAACTCCATTAACCCTTACCGGATTGAGGGACAGACCACCGCCGCCTACGAGGTCTGCGACCAGCTGGGCGGTCCTCCTGATTATCATGCGCTTCCCGTGGGGAATGCCGGGAACATCACGGCCTACTGGAAGGGGTATCGCAACTATCGGGAGGCGGGGAGAATCGACCGGTTGCCGAGGATGATCGGTTTTCAGGCGGCAGGGGCGGCACCGATCGTCCTGGGCCACCCCGTGGAGCACCCGGAGACGGTGGCCACGGCGATCCGGATCGGGAATCCCGCTTCGTGGAAATTCGCCGAAGCGGCGGCGGTGGAGTCCGAGGGGAAGATCGACTGCGTGACGGATGAGGAGATCCTGAGTGCCTACCGGATGATCGCCTCCCTGGAAGGGATCTTCTGCGAACCGGCCTCGGCCGCCTCGGTGGCGGGTGTGATCAAGCGGAACAGGGAGGTCGGTTTTGAGAAAGGGAGTACCATTGTCTGTACCCTGACCGGCCACGGGCTCAAGGACCCCGATACGGCGATCTCCGTTTCGGAGAAGCCGGTTACCGTCCGGGCCGCAATTGATGAAGTGATCGAGGTGCTGGGATACTGATCGGGTGCTCCTCAGGATTCCGCTTGAGGACCCCGGAGGAAATGATGAAATATATTGTATTGTTAGGCGACGGGATGGCGGATCGGCCCCTGAAAGAATTCGGGGGGAAAACGCCTCTGCAGGTTGCCGAAACACCGAATATGGACCGTCTTGCCGCAGGCGGGGAGATGGGACTGGTACGGACCGTTCCGGATTCGTTTACGCCCGGAAGCGATGTGGCCAACCTTTCCGTACTCGGATATGATCCGGTACGTTACTTCTCCGGACGGGCTCCCCTCGAGGCGGCGAGCATGGGGGTGGAACTGGGGCCGGCGGATGTTGCCTTCCGGTGCAACCTGGTGACCCTGCAGGATGACAAAATGGCCGATTTCAGTGCCGGTCACATCAGCACCGGGGAGGCGGAAGGGTTGATCCGGGCGGTGGATGCCGAGCTTTCCGATGCGGAGATTTCGTTCTATCCCGGTGTCAGCTATCGTCATCTCATGGTCTGGCGAGGGGGGAAGACCGGGGCGGTCTGCACCCCGCCCCATGATATCAGCGGACAGCCGGTGCGGGAATATCTTCCGCGAGGGACCGGTTCGGAACGGCTGAACGATCTGATGCTTTGCTCCCGGAGTGTGCTGGCGGATCATCCCGTCAATCAGAACCGGGTCCTGCATGGGGATGCTCCCGCCAATTCGATCTGGCTCTGGGGGCAGGGGAATCGTCCCTCTTTGCCCACGTTTCAGGAAAAATACGGGGTGACGGGGGGGGTGATCTCTGCGGTGGACCTGATGAAGGGGATCGCGATCTATGCGGGGCTGAAAGCGGTCCATGTTCCCGGGGCCACCGGCTATTTTGACACCAATTTCCGGGGGAAGGCCCTGGCCGCGCTGGATCTGCTGGCCGAGGATGATTTTGTCTATCTCCATGTGGAAGCGGCTGACGAAGCCGGGCACATCGGGGATGCCGGGGAAAAGGTCCGGGCGATCGAAAACTTTGATCAACGGGTCGTCGGGGAACTTTTGCAGGGGTTGCCGAAACTCGGCGATTTCCGGATTCTGCTTCTGCCCGATCATCCGACGCCGATCGGAATCCGGACGCACAGCAGCGATCCGGCCCCCTTCGTTCTCTATGACAGCCGCAATATCCGGGAATCGGGTCGGCGCTATGATGAGGAGACCGCTGCAAAAGCCGGTCGGCTTGTGGATCCGGGCTATCAAATTATGGACCTTTTGATCAGGGAAGTGTAACGTGGGGTTGATCGTTCAGAAATACGGGGGTACTTCGGTCCGGGATGTCGACCGGATCCGCCATGTGGCCGGGAGAGTCGCCGGTGTCAAGAAGGCCGGCCATGATGTGATTGTCGTTGTTTCCGCGATGGCGGGAGAGACGAACAAGCTCGTGGGATGGGCCAATGAACTGACCGATCTTCCCGATGAACGGGAGTTTGATCTCCTCCTCTCCTCGGGGGAACGGATCACGAGCGCCCTTCTGGCGATTGCACTGCAAACGATCGGGTGTGCAGCAGAATCCTTTACGGGTCGTCAGGCGGGGATTATCACCGACTTCGCCCATGGGCGGGCGAGGATTTCCCGGATTACGGGGGAACGGATTCGGGCGGCCCTGGACAAAGGTAAGATTGCCGTGGTGGCGGGATTCCAGGGGATTGATGAGAAGTCCGATGTCTCCACCCTCGGCCGGGGAGGCTCCGATACCTCCGCCGTGGCTCTGGCTGCCGCCCTCGGCGCGGACCTTTGTGAGATCTATACCGATGTGGACGGGGTCTATACCACGGATCCCAATATTGTTTCCGAGGCACGAAAGCTGGATCGAATCTCCTATGATGAGATGCTGGAACTGGCCAGCCTCGGTGCCAGGGTTCTCCAGACGCGCTCGGTGGAATTGGCGAAGAAGTTCAACGTACCGGTCATGGTCCGTTCCAGTTTTAATGAACATGCGGGGACTCTGGTCTCCAAAGAGGAGAAAGAAATGGAAGATGTGGTCGTCTCCGGGATTGCCTTCAACAAGAACGAAGCCAAGGTCTCCGCCATCGGAATTCCCGACCGGCCCGGTGTGGCGATGCGGATCTTCCGGACCCTGTCCGCTGCAGGAATCCTTGTCGATATGATCGTTCAGAACATCGGCAGGGACGGGATGGCCGATCTGACCTTCACCGTCTCCAAGGAAGATCTTCCGAAGGCGCAGAAGATCATGGGGGAGTTGGAGAATGAACTGGGCATGGAGGAGATTCATGTCGATGACGATATTGTTAAGGTGGCCATTGTCGGGGTGGGGATGCGTTCCCATACGGGGGTGGCGGCGAAGATGTTTGAATGTCTGGCCGATGCCGGTGTGAATATCGAGATGATCAGTACCTCGGAGATCAAGGTCTCCTGTATTATCAATGCAAAATATTTTGAGCTGGCCGTCCGGGAGCTCCATAAAGCCTTCGGATTAGAGAAGGGGGAAATCCACCACGAACGGAAGCACCCCATCCAGCCCTGACCTTTTTCAATGCCTTCAAGGAATGATGGTGTCGTAAAAAGTCACGAAGCCCTTCGACAAGCTCAGGGCGAACGGTGTAAGTGATTGATATTCCGTTCGTGGTGAGCTTGTCGAACCATGAACGGAATCCGGAAAACGACTTTTTACGAGAGCATCAAGGAATGAACGGATGAATGCTGTGACCCTCTACGATACCACCCTCCGGGACGGGACCCAGGCGGAAGATGTCTCTCTTTCCGTGCATGACAAACTACGGATCACGGAACAGCTTGACGCCTTCGGGATCCACTATATCGAAGGAGGGTGGCCGGGCTCAAACCCGAAGGATATCGACTATTTCCGGGAGGTGCAGGGGCTTGATCTGAAACGATCCCGGATCGTCGCCTTCGGCAGCACGCGGCGGGGCGGCATTACCCCGGGTCGGGATACCAATCTCCGGGCGATCATGAAGTCGGGCGTGCAGGTGGCGACCATTTTCGGAAAGTCCTGGGACCTCCATGTGAAACATGCCCTCCATGTATCGCAGAAGGAAAACCTTGCCATGATCCGGGAGTCGGTGGCCTATCTGAAGAAACGCCTCGACGAGGTCATCTACGATGCCGAACATTTTTTCGACGGTTACAAGGCCAATCCGGACTATGCGCTGCAGACGCTGGAAGCGGCGGAAGCCGGCGGGGCGGACCGGATCATCCTCTGCGATACCAACGGCGGGGCTCTTCCCTTCGAGATCGGGGGGGTCATGGACCGGGTGCGGCAGCGTATTTCCACGCCTCTCGGTATCCATGCGCACAACGATGCGGAGATGGCCGTGGCCAACTCCATTATGGCCGTCCGGCACGGAGCCGTCCAGGTCCATGGGACCATCAACGGATACGGGGAACGGTGCGGGAATGCGAATCTCTGTTCCCTCATTCCGAACCTGGTGTTGAAACTGAAAGTCTCCTGTGTAACGAAGCAGGACCTGGCGAAACTTCGGGATCTTTCGCGTTACGTGGCGGAGATTGCCAACCTGCCGCACAGTAAACGCTTCCCCTATGTGGGGGATTCCGCCTTTGCACACAAAGCGGGTATCCATGTCAGCGCCGTCCGGAAGTTGGCCGAGACTTACGAACATGTGCATCCTGAATGGGTCGGGAACCACCGGCGGGTCCTGGTCTCCGACCTGTCCGGGAGGAGCAACATTCTCTACAAGGCCCGGAAGTACGGCATTGACGTGGAGGGGCGTTCCAAAGAGGTGAAAAGGATCGTCCGGCAGTTGAAGCAGTTGGAAAACGAAGGGTTCCAGTTTGAAGGGGCGGAAGGCTCCTTCGAGGTCCTGATGCGGAAGGCCCTCGGCAAGGGGAAACGCTATTTCGATCTTCTCGGCTTCCGGGTTATCAACGAAAAGCGGGGGGAGGCCCCGACCGATTGCGAAGCGACGATTATGATGCGGGGACCCGACGGCCGGGTGGTACATGAGGCCGCCGTGGGAAACGGTCCGGTCAATGCCCTCGATCAGGCCCTGCGGAAGGCGCTTTATGCATTCTACCCGGAATTGAAAGAGGTGCGTCTCTCCGACTACAAGGTCCGGGTTCTGACGGAGAAGAGCGGGACCTCCGCCAACGTTCGGGTTCTTACCGAATCCTGCGACGGGGCCGACTGCTGGGGAACCGTGGGGGTTTCCGAGAATGTCATTGAGGCATCGTGGCAGGCGCTGGTGGACAGCCTGGTGTATAAGCTGATGAAAGACAAGCGATGATCGAAGAAATCGGTGTTGTTGTCTCTGTGGAGGGGACGAAGGCGACGGTCCGTACGGAACGGAGTCATGCCTGTGAAGGGTGTGCGTCCGCCGGATTCTGTAACCTCTCCGAAGGAGAGGGGGCCGTTACGGTGGTGGCGAAAAATCCTCTCGAAGCTTCCGTGGGACAGACCGTCCGCGTGGCGATCCCGACGGAAAGCTTTCTTTCGGGCACCTTTTTCCTCTACCTGTTCCCCCTGATCGGGCTCTTCGCCGGAATGGCCGCAGGAATTTACTTCTCCGGGATCTTTTCCTTGAAAGCACGGGACCCGGCGGCGGCCTCCGGGGCACTCATCGGGCTTGTTCTCTTCTTTCTTCTTCAGCGACTCTTCAATCAGCGGATTTCCGGGAGTCCCCGTTTTCAGCCTGCCATTGTTGAAATTTTTTAGCCCGTCATTTGTCGGTTTTTGTTTTCGGATTTCTGATGTCCGGTTCCGAATCTCCGATTTCTAAAAGAAGTGCCTTGCCAGGTAGATGAGGAGGAGTCCTGCGCCGAGGGTCAGAAAACCGAAGGTGCGAATCGCGCTGTCCGGGAATTGCGGGAGGCGTGAGGCAAGATCTTTGACCTGCCGGGGGAATGTAAAGTAGGAGAGCCCTTCGATAATCATGGCAAGTCCGAGGGCGGAAAGAAAGAGTTCCATCTTAATCGGCGTATACCGTGACGATGAGGGAACCATTTGTAATACGGACATCCTTGATCGTCCGGACTTCCTTCTTGAAAGGGTTTAAATCCAGTGCATTGAGAAAGTTCGGAATGAGGCCCGGAGGGATATGCAATTTCCCCAGGATGACGCGCTCCAGGTCAAAGTAAACCCGGTCGGAACGAAGAGTCGGACGGGTGTAGATGCGAAAGGTAATGGTGATCTTCTCGAAGTTCCGCAAAAGCGAAAAAGGAAATGATCGGGCAAATGATTTGCCGGCAAAGGGACGGAAGAGGCCGGAAAAAATGATCCTGTTTTTTTGCAGGGTTCCCCGAATGGTTGTAACTTGTTCGTTTCTGAGCTTTTCCTGAAGCCAGGAGTTGATCTCCAACTGTGAAAAGGTGATGTCCCGAGTCTTCTGATAGTTGAAGGCCAGGGTTTCATCGATCAGCATCTTGGTGAATTTGGCCTGGCAGCTTTTTGCGGCTTCCGGTGAGGTTGGAGTGACTCGAATGGGAACCGTGGAAAAGACCTTCAGGGTGAGAAAGAGAACTCCGGCGATCAGACAGAAAAGAATGATGCCGACGAGGATGCCCGTGGGGGTTTTGTTTTTGCGAGCGACCATATTGTCCCGGATGCAAAAGTGACGGATTTATACCTGTCCCGTGATGTTTCATGACGCAACACAAGCCGTTGGATCTGTTGCCTCATTTGTCGCATAAGCTACAATAAGTGACGGACGAAAGTCAATCTCTTTCCTGTGAGCAAAGGTAGGCAGGGGGGGGTGGGATGGACAAGCTTCAAACCTGCTGTTCGGTGCCGGCCTTCCGGGAAAAAGTGATTT
The DNA window shown above is from Deltaproteobacteria bacterium and carries:
- a CDS encoding PHP domain-containing protein, translated to MKLKCDFHLHTGSDPCDRIFYSDREIIDLACGKGYDVLSITNHGVVTFSDELRDYAGERGILLIPGMELPVEEKHVLLINARPEHQSIRTFGELREAKESSFLIIAPHPFFPKSSCLNGRFMRNRDLFDAVEYSHFYHPLLNFNRKAERICRDYGVPMIGSSDTHLLRQFDSTSTIVEAEKTVLSIVQAIRAGRTEVVTKPLSFWKMFRIWYHFERLK
- the lipA gene encoding lipoyl synthase, whose translation is MTVQRLPDWVTNRAGTSEATHQVKRILRAKGLHTVCESALCPNQGECFARETATFMILGDHCTRDCAFCAVGHERPGTLDAEEPMKIAAAVRELHLKHVVITSVTRDDLSDGGSLHFSETVRVVKSEVPGVTVEILTPDFGGDREAIRVAAVSGADIYNHNVETVPRLYPEVRSRADYRRSLDLLFYVKWCATELPTKSGFMLGFGEQPDEVISVMRDLRDVGCEILTIGQYLRPRKKNVPVVEYVPQERFAEYERIGYELGFQVVMSGPLVRSSFHADEAMTVLGKTPQLFNKGQHTE
- the alaC gene encoding alanine transaminase; translated protein: MEFVFRRIDRMPPYVFAIVNDLKMKARRRGEDVIDLGMGNPDQATPPHIVEKLTEAARQAKNHRYSASRGIPKLRSAITDWYKEKYDVDLDPETEAIATIGSKEGISHLALALVGPGDAVLVPNPTYPIHAYSVIIANGDVRHVPMTLDGDFFLELSEAYKQTWPRPKVMMLNFPHNPTTRVVELSFFEKVVEFAKENNVIVIHDLAYSELVYDGYKAPSFLQVPGAKDVGVEFTSLSKSYNMPGWRVGFATGNREIIAALTRMKSYLDYGMFQPIQIAAIIALKGPQDCVKEIVEMYRSRRDTLCEGLTRIGWEVEKPKATMFVWAQIPEKYRAMGSLEFSKMLMEKARVAVSPGIGFGEYGDEFVRFALVENEHRTRQAVRGIRAIF
- a CDS encoding homoserine dehydrogenase, which encodes MKKIAIGLFGFGTIGTGVAQVLEENREVISRRLGAELFLKKIVDLDIETDRGMTLDRKILSTNSEEILNDPEISIVIELIGGTGAAKKVVEAALSAGKHVVTANKALLAIHGEELCKKARQQGVKICYEASVGGGIPILRTLKEGLPANRIESIYGIVNGTANYILTKMTEEGEAFDKVLKEAMDRGYAEADPTYDVEGIDSAHKLAILASLAFGTPVPFDQVYTEGISRITPLDIEYARGFGYKIKLLGITKASDNSIEVRVHPTMIPESTLLAQVNGVLNAIYVNGNAVGPTLYYGKGAGALPTASAVVGDLMEIARDLLYGGVERVPLESFPEEYRKPVVVRAMNEVRTRYFLRFSTADRPGVLSKISGILADFGISISSVIQTGRKSDGPVPIVMVTHMARERNVKEALARIDALAMTEGETVLIRIEDQNGGEE
- a CDS encoding threonine synthase; the encoded protein is MKRWRGVIEEYREFLSVTDTTPVVTLLEGDTPLIHAKRLAEAIHPDLSIYLKYDGANPTGSFKDRGMTMAISKAVEAGAKAVICASTGNTSAAAAAYAACCGIRAFVLIPEGKIALGKLSQAMMHGAKVLQIRGNFDEALNIVREVSAHYPITLVNSINPYRIEGQTTAAYEVCDQLGGPPDYHALPVGNAGNITAYWKGYRNYREAGRIDRLPRMIGFQAAGAAPIVLGHPVEHPETVATAIRIGNPASWKFAEAAAVESEGKIDCVTDEEILSAYRMIASLEGIFCEPASAASVAGVIKRNREVGFEKGSTIVCTLTGHGLKDPDTAISVSEKPVTVRAAIDEVIEVLGY
- a CDS encoding cofactor-independent phosphoglycerate mutase, with protein sequence MKYIVLLGDGMADRPLKEFGGKTPLQVAETPNMDRLAAGGEMGLVRTVPDSFTPGSDVANLSVLGYDPVRYFSGRAPLEAASMGVELGPADVAFRCNLVTLQDDKMADFSAGHISTGEAEGLIRAVDAELSDAEISFYPGVSYRHLMVWRGGKTGAVCTPPHDISGQPVREYLPRGTGSERLNDLMLCSRSVLADHPVNQNRVLHGDAPANSIWLWGQGNRPSLPTFQEKYGVTGGVISAVDLMKGIAIYAGLKAVHVPGATGYFDTNFRGKALAALDLLAEDDFVYLHVEAADEAGHIGDAGEKVRAIENFDQRVVGELLQGLPKLGDFRILLLPDHPTPIGIRTHSSDPAPFVLYDSRNIRESGRRYDEETAAKAGRLVDPGYQIMDLLIREV
- a CDS encoding aspartate kinase: MGLIVQKYGGTSVRDVDRIRHVAGRVAGVKKAGHDVIVVVSAMAGETNKLVGWANELTDLPDEREFDLLLSSGERITSALLAIALQTIGCAAESFTGRQAGIITDFAHGRARISRITGERIRAALDKGKIAVVAGFQGIDEKSDVSTLGRGGSDTSAVALAAALGADLCEIYTDVDGVYTTDPNIVSEARKLDRISYDEMLELASLGARVLQTRSVELAKKFNVPVMVRSSFNEHAGTLVSKEEKEMEDVVVSGIAFNKNEAKVSAIGIPDRPGVAMRIFRTLSAAGILVDMIVQNIGRDGMADLTFTVSKEDLPKAQKIMGELENELGMEEIHVDDDIVKVAIVGVGMRSHTGVAAKMFECLADAGVNIEMISTSEIKVSCIINAKYFELAVRELHKAFGLEKGEIHHERKHPIQP